Genomic DNA from Thermococcus sp.:
AATTTTTAAGGTTTAAGGGGACTTGGATTGAGAGGAGGGATCTCTACGGCCGTGAGATTCATAGGATAAAGAAACTTCTCGATGAGTACCTACGGTTTGGGGGGTTTCCAGAGGTAGTTCTCCTCAAAGACAAAATCAGAATCCTTGAGGAGTACCTTTCGGTGATGATAACCAAGGACATCATCGAGAGGCATAGTATTCGAAACGTCGCTCTCATAGAAAGCGTCATCAGGCTACTCCTCTCAAGCTACGCCAAGTACACTTCCTACAGCTCCATACACGGCTTTTTGAAGTCAGAGTTCGGGACATCGAAGACAACCGTCCTCGAATACCTCAAGGCCCTTGGGGATTCTTTCTTCGTCTTCTTCCTGCCGAGGTACGCCCGTTCCGAGAAGGAATCGCAGAGAGCCCCAAAGAAGGTTTATCTCGTTGATACAGGCTTTTCACTGTTCTCACGCAAAGACGTTGCTAAGGACATGGAAAACGCAGTTTTCCTTGAGCTGATGAGACTCAAACACTACTTCAATCCCCTGCTTGATGTTTACTACTACGGCGGCTCTGGGGAGAAAGAGGTTGACTTTGTGCTCGTTGAGTCCGGGAGGGTTGTTGAGCTGATTCAGGTCACTCAGGATTTATCTGAGAGCAAGGACAGGGAAGTCTCAGCCCTCGTCGAGGCGGGGAGAAGATTGGGGTGTAAAAACCTGACGGTGGTAACGCTCGACGAAGAGGGGGATGTGGAAGCGGATTGGGGAAAGGTGAAGGTCGTTCCGCTGTGGAAGTTTCTGCTCGAAATCACTCCATCAGCCCCTCTATCAGCCTTGCCTTCTCCTGAGCCTTTCTGAGGTGCTCGACGGTGACTTTGGTGTAGATCTGCGTTGTCGAGAGGTTGGAGTGGCCGAGCAGCTCTTGAATCGCCCTTATATCGACGCCGTTTTCGAGCATGTGCGTCGCGAAGCTGTGGCGGAGCATGTGGGGTGTGACCTTGACTCCTGCCTTCTGGCCGTACTTCCTGAGGAGATACCATACGGTCTTGGTGGATATCCTGTCCTTTTCTCTGCGTCCCTCTTCAACGAGGAGGTACTCGCTGGAGTCCGTTCTCGTCTTAAGGTAGGATTTTATTGCCTCCATTAGAAAGCCCGGAACCGGGACGACCCTGTCCTTTGCACCCTTGCCCCCACGGATGACTATGAGCGAGCGCTCGAAGTCAACATCGGACCTCTTCAGGTTACACAGCTCACTTACCCTGAGGCCCGCGCCGTAGAGGAGGAGAACTATCAGCCTGTCGCGCCGTTTCGTCGGGGGGATGACGGAGAGAAGCCTCTTAACTTCCTCTCTCGTCAGGGCCTTGGGAAGACTCCTCGGCACCTTCGGCGGCTTGAGCTTTTCAGCTTCCTCATCGTAGCCCTCGAAGCGGAAGTAGGAGCGCAGTGCCTGAACGACCAGGTTTAGACTCTTGTTGGAGTAGCCCTCCTTCCTAAGCCTGGCGAGAAAGCGGAGGGCGGAGCGGGAGTTGAGCTTTCCGCCCCACTCAAGGTAGCGCCTCACGTAGTAGGAGTACATCCTAATCGTGTTCGAGCTCTTTCCCTCAAGGTCGAGGTACGTCTCGTACTCTTCCAGGGTCTCGTTTATGTCCATATCACAGCCCCTTTAGGAGTCCCTCAATGTCGTCGGGCTTTACCTCGGCGTTTTCAATGACCTCAGG
This window encodes:
- the xerA gene encoding site-specific tyrosine recombinase/integron integrase, translated to MDINETLEEYETYLDLEGKSSNTIRMYSYYVRRYLEWGGKLNSRSALRFLARLRKEGYSNKSLNLVVQALRSYFRFEGYDEEAEKLKPPKVPRSLPKALTREEVKRLLSVIPPTKRRDRLIVLLLYGAGLRVSELCNLKRSDVDFERSLIVIRGGKGAKDRVVPVPGFLMEAIKSYLKTRTDSSEYLLVEEGRREKDRISTKTVWYLLRKYGQKAGVKVTPHMLRHSFATHMLENGVDIRAIQELLGHSNLSTTQIYTKVTVEHLRKAQEKARLIEGLME
- a CDS encoding ATP-binding protein — translated: MNPEDIKRYIRLFHEREIPKVIEREVKPSFAEGRTTAIVGPRRSGKTYLLYSLIGEDREKYVYLNFENPLLFGITGRDFPKILDAYYDLYPENVGEDIAFLLDEIQNVPGWEIGVRYLTDEGFKVAVTGSSSRLLSKEIATQLRGRSLTYTLLPLSFREFLRFKGTWIERRDLYGREIHRIKKLLDEYLRFGGFPEVVLLKDKIRILEEYLSVMITKDIIERHSIRNVALIESVIRLLLSSYAKYTSYSSIHGFLKSEFGTSKTTVLEYLKALGDSFFVFFLPRYARSEKESQRAPKKVYLVDTGFSLFSRKDVAKDMENAVFLELMRLKHYFNPLLDVYYYGGSGEKEVDFVLVESGRVVELIQVTQDLSESKDREVSALVEAGRRLGCKNLTVVTLDEEGDVEADWGKVKVVPLWKFLLEITPSAPLSALPSPEPF